A window of the Virgibacillus pantothenticus genome harbors these coding sequences:
- a CDS encoding phage portal protein → MAMKGAAAGWKGTLSDFSSWFGRKFWGIDNSKLATNENIFSVITRLSNTLSSLPLKMYQDYDLVHNQASDVLINEPNDNMHSFDFINKMEVSRNENGNAYAAIIRDIRMQPDKLLPIDPAYVTPFINTDDDNLWYEVTGVGGTYYFHNMNMLHVKHITGAQRWKGISPLDVLRNTLQYDKAVQEFSLQEMQKNESFVLKYGANVDGDKRKQVTENFRNFYRENGGVLFQEPGVEIDPIERKYFASDTLKSERITKTRVANVFNVPVSFLNESEGQSYSSNEQMMIQFVQMALTPIVRQYEHEFNLKLLTKEDRKKGYYFKFNLGGLLRGDTTARTQFYQAGIRGGWFKQDEVRRFEDLPPEGGNASKLWVSGDLYPIDMDPTQRKSTSKGGEGD, encoded by the coding sequence ATGGCTATGAAAGGTGCTGCAGCCGGGTGGAAAGGTACACTATCTGATTTTTCTTCTTGGTTTGGTCGGAAGTTCTGGGGGATTGATAACAGTAAGTTAGCGACAAATGAAAATATATTTTCGGTTATTACTAGATTGTCTAATACCTTATCATCCTTACCGTTAAAAATGTATCAAGATTATGATTTGGTCCATAACCAGGCATCTGATGTACTTATAAATGAGCCAAACGACAATATGCATAGCTTTGATTTTATAAACAAAATGGAAGTATCCAGAAATGAGAATGGAAATGCTTATGCTGCCATTATTAGAGATATACGGATGCAACCAGATAAATTGCTACCTATTGACCCAGCATATGTGACACCTTTTATAAATACAGATGATGACAATCTTTGGTATGAGGTTACAGGTGTTGGTGGAACATATTACTTCCATAATATGAACATGCTTCATGTTAAGCACATTACAGGTGCACAGCGTTGGAAAGGGATTAGCCCACTAGACGTTTTGAGGAATACTCTGCAATACGATAAGGCTGTACAAGAATTTTCTCTTCAGGAGATGCAGAAAAATGAAAGCTTTGTACTAAAATACGGAGCCAATGTCGATGGAGATAAAAGAAAACAGGTCACTGAAAACTTTAGAAACTTTTATCGAGAAAATGGCGGCGTTCTCTTTCAAGAACCCGGTGTAGAAATTGACCCTATCGAAAGAAAGTACTTTGCTTCCGACACCTTAAAATCAGAACGTATTACCAAAACGAGAGTGGCAAACGTATTTAATGTGCCAGTCTCGTTTTTAAATGAATCAGAAGGGCAGAGTTACTCATCTAACGAACAAATGATGATTCAATTTGTTCAGATGGCTCTAACACCTATCGTCAGACAATATGAACATGAGTTTAATTTGAAACTACTTACAAAAGAAGATAGAAAGAAAGGTTACTATTTTAAATTCAATCTTGGTGGGTTACTTAGAGGTGACACAACTGCAAGGACGCAATTCTATCAAGCTGGCATCCGTGGTGGTTGGTTTAAACAAGATGAGGTCAGAAGATTCGAAGACCTTCCTCCCGAAGGAGGCAACGCTTCAAAACTTTGGGTATCTGGTGACCTTTATCCGATTGATATGGATCCTACACAAAGGAAATCAACTTCAAAAGGTGGTGAGGGAGATTGA
- a CDS encoding phage head closure protein, protein MTNPAKYRCRITFQRKENVQDGEGNWVPGWVDTDITVWAAIKDLRGKEIIEAGANSVKITTRIYIRYREGLSEDMRIKYGARIFDITFLNNLEQRNIEYEILANEVKSNG, encoded by the coding sequence TTGACCAATCCAGCAAAGTATAGATGTCGAATTACTTTTCAAAGAAAAGAAAATGTACAAGACGGAGAGGGTAACTGGGTTCCAGGGTGGGTCGATACGGACATTACTGTTTGGGCTGCTATCAAGGACTTACGCGGTAAAGAAATTATTGAAGCTGGTGCAAACTCCGTAAAAATTACAACGCGTATTTATATTCGCTATCGTGAAGGCTTAAGCGAGGATATGCGAATTAAGTACGGAGCAAGAATATTTGATATCACATTTTTAAATAATCTGGAACAAAGAAATATTGAATATGAGATCTTAGCAAATGAGGTGAAGTCAAATGGCTAA
- a CDS encoding Ig-like domain-containing protein — translation MAYNIYQGNELVAEGIKEKKHTVTGLTPNTEYTFAVSEVIGDKESEKSESITVKTKYSAPVSVDITPKTNNLNVGGTKNLTAKVSPDTAKQTVTWSSSDDKIATIDTNGKVAAVSKGQVTITATSTDKGDVKGTATVNVKQSVTGVTISPKSAEIEVGSTQQLTATIAPDNADNKKVTYSTSDDTIAVVNSSGLVTSKKEGQATITVTTEDGNKTDTAAITVVPKPEPDPEGGA, via the coding sequence ATGGCTTATAACATTTATCAAGGCAATGAATTGGTGGCAGAAGGAATTAAGGAGAAAAAACATACTGTGACAGGTCTTACCCCTAATACAGAATATACTTTTGCTGTCAGTGAAGTGATTGGTGACAAAGAATCCGAGAAATCGGAATCGATAACCGTAAAAACAAAGTATAGCGCTCCCGTATCTGTGGATATTACACCTAAAACCAATAATTTGAATGTTGGTGGCACTAAAAATTTAACCGCCAAAGTGTCGCCTGATACAGCAAAACAAACTGTAACTTGGTCAAGTTCCGACGATAAGATCGCGACTATTGATACCAATGGTAAAGTTGCCGCAGTTTCTAAGGGGCAAGTGACAATTACTGCAACTTCCACAGATAAAGGAGATGTTAAGGGCACCGCAACGGTTAACGTTAAGCAATCAGTTACTGGTGTAACCATATCGCCAAAAAGTGCAGAAATCGAGGTCGGGTCTACTCAACAATTAACCGCAACTATTGCACCCGATAATGCAGACAATAAAAAAGTAACGTATTCCACTAGCGATGATACGATTGCTGTTGTAAATAGCAGCGGACTAGTAACATCAAAGAAAGAAGGGCAAGCTACTATTACGGTCACTACAGAAGATGGAAATAAAACAGATACGGCAGCTATAACTGTAGTTCCTAAACCAGAACCAGATCCTGAAGGTGGAGCATAA
- a CDS encoding head-tail connector protein, producing the protein MDNELLELAKEYLRIDGDQDDKLLGLLIKSAKEYFANAGVEEQGSQLYQLGIMMLVTQWYENRQQNEFGKISSAIEMGLQTIILQLKAGDLVDQSSKV; encoded by the coding sequence ATGGATAATGAACTACTTGAATTAGCTAAAGAATATTTGCGAATTGATGGAGACCAAGACGATAAATTGCTTGGTCTCCTTATTAAGTCTGCAAAAGAATATTTTGCTAATGCAGGTGTAGAAGAACAGGGAAGTCAGTTGTATCAGTTAGGTATTATGATGCTTGTTACACAGTGGTATGAGAATAGACAGCAAAATGAATTCGGTAAGATATCTAGCGCTATTGAAATGGGATTGCAGACCATCATTCTGCAATTGAAAGCAGGTGATCTCGTTGACCAATCCAGCAAAGTATAG
- a CDS encoding terminase large subunit gives MMTTSTISNNIIKERQSFSFITWRKEQVRKGNILEKPSNKLLTTWYAEQVVKGKIKASKKNKLAAKRHLNDLKRQGTDDFPWIFVEEQGHRPVRFIEKFCKPSKGDFNQLTAQPWQHFVIGSLYGWVHKDTGIRRFREGLIFVGRKNGKSTLVSGLTLYSFSKDRENGADVYLLANTRKQAGIIFDEAKAMVKKSPKLRRQFRATRDAIFYDKTISKIEPRASDSENLDGLNTHLGIFDEIHEFKDYKLINVIKKSRGSRKQPLILYITTAGYQLDGPLVNYYEQASDALDGAIDDERTFYFIAELDDEKEFEQPEEWIKANPNMGVSLDLDILKEDWDKDKRTPEERSDFITKQFNFFVKADSQSFLDYKTIKKNNKVIDIESLRGLPCIGGYDLSDSEDHSSACLEFPLDNGDVFVLSHSWIPERKVLENNEKIPYREWEEKGWLTIIPGEYVKKEHIEEWFVEQSKFYSIQNITYDPAKAFRLNKALESHGFVTIVVRQGALTLGPAVDDSKEMFIDGKVIFNNNKLFRWYINNVKLKPDRNKNNLPQKNGRYRKIDGFAAFLNAHTEVMKLMVEPAGEGNVEFVSVSDLMGG, from the coding sequence ATGATGACGACTTCGACAATTTCTAATAATATAATTAAAGAAAGACAAAGTTTTAGTTTCATTACTTGGAGAAAAGAGCAGGTTAGAAAAGGGAATATTCTTGAAAAACCATCCAATAAATTATTAACAACCTGGTATGCTGAACAAGTAGTTAAAGGGAAAATTAAAGCTAGTAAAAAGAATAAACTAGCAGCAAAAAGGCATTTAAATGATTTAAAAAGACAAGGAACAGATGATTTTCCTTGGATATTCGTTGAAGAACAAGGCCATCGTCCTGTCAGATTTATAGAGAAATTTTGTAAACCATCCAAAGGTGATTTTAATCAATTAACTGCTCAACCATGGCAACACTTTGTTATTGGTTCATTGTATGGTTGGGTTCATAAGGATACTGGTATAAGACGCTTTCGTGAGGGTCTTATTTTTGTTGGTCGAAAAAATGGTAAATCAACACTAGTCAGTGGTCTCACCCTCTATTCTTTTAGTAAAGATAGAGAAAACGGCGCAGATGTATACTTATTGGCCAACACAAGGAAACAAGCGGGCATTATTTTTGATGAAGCAAAGGCAATGGTTAAAAAATCACCGAAACTTCGACGGCAATTTAGAGCAACACGGGATGCTATCTTTTATGACAAAACCATATCCAAAATTGAACCAAGAGCTTCAGATAGTGAAAACCTAGATGGATTGAATACCCATCTTGGAATATTTGACGAAATACACGAATTTAAAGATTACAAGTTGATTAATGTTATCAAAAAATCTCGTGGTTCCCGCAAGCAGCCGTTGATACTTTATATTACCACGGCTGGTTATCAATTAGATGGACCATTGGTAAATTACTACGAGCAAGCTTCTGACGCACTAGACGGAGCCATTGATGATGAGCGGACTTTTTATTTCATCGCTGAATTGGATGACGAAAAAGAGTTCGAACAACCAGAGGAATGGATTAAGGCAAATCCAAATATGGGTGTGTCTCTGGATTTGGACATCCTTAAAGAGGACTGGGATAAGGACAAGCGTACTCCAGAAGAACGCTCTGACTTTATCACAAAACAATTTAACTTCTTTGTAAAAGCTGACTCACAAAGTTTTTTAGACTATAAAACCATAAAGAAAAACAATAAGGTTATTGATATCGAATCCTTGCGTGGATTGCCGTGTATCGGTGGTTATGATCTGTCCGATTCCGAAGATCATTCCAGCGCTTGCTTGGAATTTCCTCTTGATAACGGCGATGTTTTCGTTCTATCGCATTCCTGGATTCCAGAAAGAAAGGTCTTAGAAAATAACGAAAAGATACCTTATCGAGAGTGGGAAGAAAAAGGATGGCTTACTATCATACCGGGAGAGTATGTCAAAAAAGAACATATAGAAGAGTGGTTTGTGGAACAATCTAAGTTTTATTCTATACAGAACATCACCTACGACCCAGCTAAAGCTTTTAGGTTGAACAAAGCCCTAGAAAGTCATGGATTTGTAACGATAGTTGTTAGACAGGGGGCTTTAACTTTAGGCCCAGCAGTGGATGATTCAAAAGAAATGTTTATAGATGGCAAAGTTATATTTAACAATAACAAGTTATTCCGTTGGTATATTAATAACGTGAAGTTAAAACCGGATAGAAATAAGAATAACTTACCGCAAAAAAATGGTCGCTACCGTAAAATAGATGGTTTTGCGGCTTTTTTAAACGCTCATACAGAAGTCATGAAGTTAATGGTTGAACCTGCAGGAGAAGGTAATGTTGAATTTGTATCTGTAAGTGATTTGATGGGAGGTTAA
- a CDS encoding major tail protein has product MGKVLHGLDMFHLALLTKDDHEGVTYEPPEPVPGAVNVSVTPNTESNTFFADNGAYEIFNSLGDIDVNMEVADLPLEMQKKIYGHQEEEGVQFASIEDTVAELALSFRAKVSTGGYRYYWFLKGKAQLLPNEYQTDEGNVTPQTAKLTLKFMPLQYNKRWKSQAEDKPDLNLGEKWFKEVVYKGDVLTPTP; this is encoded by the coding sequence ATGGGAAAAGTGTTGCACGGATTGGATATGTTTCATTTGGCATTGCTTACAAAAGATGATCATGAAGGAGTGACGTATGAACCACCTGAACCAGTTCCGGGAGCTGTTAATGTATCAGTTACACCTAACACGGAATCGAATACATTTTTTGCTGACAATGGGGCTTATGAAATCTTTAATAGTTTAGGTGATATCGATGTAAACATGGAGGTAGCAGACTTACCTTTAGAAATGCAAAAGAAAATTTACGGTCATCAAGAAGAAGAGGGGGTTCAATTTGCTAGCATAGAAGATACGGTAGCTGAATTAGCTCTATCATTTCGTGCAAAAGTATCTACTGGCGGATATCGCTATTATTGGTTTTTAAAAGGTAAAGCTCAATTATTACCAAATGAATATCAAACAGATGAGGGAAATGTTACACCACAAACTGCTAAGTTGACTTTGAAGTTTATGCCGTTGCAATATAACAAGCGTTGGAAATCCCAAGCAGAAGACAAACCAGATCTTAATCTAGGTGAAAAATGGTTTAAAGAAGTGGTATATAAAGGTGATGTATTAACACCAACTCCCTAA
- a CDS encoding head maturation protease, ClpP-related, whose translation MKVSADGKSGDIFIYGEITKYAWEEYGEKSAQIFKQELDDLGDVEAINLYVNSPGGSVFEGITIHNMLKRHKAKVIAHVDALAASIASVIVMAADEIRMPSNSMLMIHNPWTFAIGNSADLRKEADDLDRIGKSSMQSYLNKAEEKLSEEKLQELLDAETWLSAEEAFEYGLCDVVEEANDMAASISDEYLQRYKNVPKQLKEDTTPTMSADELALRQKIADEAKAESEITKTILGGIYS comes from the coding sequence ATGAAGGTGTCTGCTGATGGAAAGTCAGGAGATATTTTTATTTATGGTGAAATCACTAAGTATGCTTGGGAAGAATACGGCGAAAAATCAGCCCAGATTTTTAAACAAGAGCTTGACGATCTTGGAGATGTAGAAGCGATTAATCTATACGTAAATTCACCTGGTGGATCTGTATTCGAAGGTATAACTATCCATAACATGCTTAAGCGCCACAAAGCCAAAGTTATAGCACATGTAGATGCTTTAGCGGCATCAATTGCAAGTGTTATCGTCATGGCAGCAGACGAGATCAGGATGCCGTCCAATAGCATGTTGATGATCCATAATCCTTGGACGTTTGCTATTGGAAACTCTGCGGATTTAAGGAAAGAAGCAGATGACCTTGATCGCATCGGAAAATCAAGTATGCAGTCCTACTTAAACAAAGCGGAAGAAAAGCTCTCTGAAGAAAAACTACAAGAACTACTTGATGCCGAAACGTGGTTATCTGCTGAAGAAGCTTTTGAATACGGTCTATGCGATGTGGTGGAAGAAGCAAATGATATGGCTGCATCAATTAGTGATGAATATTTACAACGGTATAAAAATGTACCAAAACAATTAAAAGAGGATACAACACCGACAATGTCGGCAGATGAACTTGCATTAAGGCAAAAAATAGCTGATGAAGCTAAAGCAGAATCAGAAATAACAAAAACCATTTTAGGAGGAATTTATTCATGA
- a CDS encoding phage major capsid protein: protein MKKKVNQLKMHLQFFGDKTLYEMKQNMATIGQQLQKVESELAQKAVDPSASMEDIQKMQKSKEDLKARFDVIKEQHDQMETEQKAQFSQRKKQSFDGLNQDEKMVKAKAEFIRASVQGRPVSDEAKQLIAIPTGNETGGDKFLPTNMQKELVHEPFEKNQLREVAKTTAIKGLEVPKIAYSIDDDDFIDDNQVAKEIKLKGDTATFGRNKFKVKVKLSDTVVHGSDVELTTFVDNALRSGLAGKEKKDALAETAKAGLEHMSFFNETDVKRVQGADLYEAITNAIADLHEIFRDNAKVVMRFADYMKIVKALSNGNTSFFDAPPEKVLGKPVTFADGAVKPIVGDFNYFQINYDAMTYDSDKDVDKGNYLFVLTAWYDQQRLLDSAFRIAEVQETP from the coding sequence ATGAAGAAAAAAGTTAATCAATTAAAAATGCACCTACAATTTTTTGGAGACAAAACACTTTATGAAATGAAGCAAAATATGGCTACGATTGGGCAGCAATTACAAAAAGTTGAAAGTGAACTAGCACAAAAAGCCGTAGATCCATCTGCATCAATGGAAGATATTCAGAAAATGCAAAAGTCTAAAGAGGATCTAAAGGCTCGTTTTGATGTAATTAAAGAGCAACATGATCAGATGGAAACTGAGCAAAAAGCGCAATTTAGTCAACGTAAAAAACAGTCTTTTGACGGATTAAACCAAGATGAAAAAATGGTTAAGGCTAAAGCTGAATTTATTCGCGCATCTGTACAAGGAAGACCGGTAAGCGACGAGGCTAAACAATTAATTGCTATCCCGACCGGCAATGAAACTGGCGGAGATAAATTTTTACCTACCAACATGCAAAAGGAATTGGTTCATGAACCGTTCGAGAAAAACCAATTACGCGAAGTTGCAAAAACAACTGCTATTAAAGGTCTCGAAGTGCCTAAAATTGCTTATTCTATTGATGACGATGATTTTATAGATGACAATCAAGTTGCTAAAGAAATAAAACTTAAAGGTGATACAGCTACTTTCGGACGAAATAAATTTAAGGTAAAAGTAAAACTTTCTGATACTGTTGTACATGGGTCTGACGTAGAACTAACAACTTTTGTAGACAATGCATTACGTTCTGGGTTAGCTGGAAAAGAGAAGAAAGACGCACTTGCTGAAACGGCTAAAGCAGGGCTTGAGCATATGTCTTTCTTTAACGAAACAGATGTAAAACGTGTACAAGGTGCCGATTTGTATGAAGCTATCACAAATGCAATTGCTGACTTACATGAGATATTTCGTGATAACGCAAAAGTTGTCATGCGATTTGCTGACTATATGAAAATAGTTAAAGCATTATCGAATGGGAACACGTCCTTTTTCGATGCTCCACCAGAAAAAGTGTTGGGTAAACCAGTCACATTTGCCGATGGCGCAGTAAAACCGATTGTTGGAGATTTTAACTATTTCCAAATCAACTATGATGCAATGACTTATGACAGCGATAAAGATGTTGATAAAGGAAACTACTTGTTCGTTTTAACTGCTTGGTACGACCAACAACGTTTGCTTGATTCTGCATTTCGAATTGCAGAGGTTCAAGAAACTCCCTAA
- a CDS encoding phage terminase small subunit P27 family, translated as MAVPTKKMLIDYLGDSYQESDEQLIQLYIETHQFYRRLQKEIKKSELMYDYTNKNGSTNKVKNPLSIELTKTVQTLNNLLKSLGLTPAQRKKVVSGEDDDDFDNF; from the coding sequence ATGGCAGTTCCTACCAAAAAAATGCTTATCGATTATCTGGGCGATAGTTATCAGGAATCAGACGAACAATTGATACAGCTATATATTGAGACACATCAATTTTACAGAAGGTTACAAAAAGAAATTAAGAAATCGGAGTTGATGTACGACTATACAAACAAAAATGGGTCTACAAACAAGGTTAAAAACCCCCTTTCTATTGAATTAACCAAGACAGTGCAGACCTTAAACAATCTTTTGAAGTCGCTAGGCCTAACCCCTGCTCAAAGAAAGAAAGTAGTGAGTGGAGAAGATGATGACGACTTCGACAATTTCTAA
- the gpG gene encoding phage tail assembly chaperone G, with protein sequence MKNVSITLKLDGKQKKFVTPNFIPGVLFRKAAECAEMVEQGELSGQDLDALVSFVCEVFNHKFTIEEFEEGTDSRLIGKTIYAVINYVMGNVTAASELLGGEVKEEDKGKSD encoded by the coding sequence ATGAAAAATGTATCAATTACTTTAAAACTAGATGGAAAACAAAAAAAGTTCGTTACGCCCAATTTTATACCGGGAGTTTTATTCCGCAAGGCAGCTGAGTGCGCTGAAATGGTAGAACAAGGTGAATTATCTGGACAAGATTTAGATGCACTGGTTTCTTTTGTATGTGAGGTATTTAACCACAAATTTACCATAGAGGAATTTGAGGAAGGAACAGATTCTAGATTAATAGGTAAAACCATATATGCAGTTATTAACTATGTAATGGGTAACGTGACTGCAGCTAGTGAATTACTTGGAGGAGAAGTAAAAGAGGAAGATAAGGGAAAGTCCGACTGA
- a CDS encoding HK97-gp10 family putative phage morphogenesis protein: MANFEVSGLDDAIVSFDQLGEDAEKAENKALKAGGEVIKKYQINNVNRSGKAQPHMQDNITVGRPNETDEGKFVNVGPNNKVRHRAIWLEYGTSKMPAYPFIDKSAEQGENEALSAMEKVFLGEIEG, translated from the coding sequence ATGGCTAACTTTGAAGTTTCCGGGCTTGATGACGCGATAGTTTCTTTTGATCAACTTGGAGAAGATGCTGAAAAAGCTGAAAATAAGGCTTTAAAAGCAGGTGGTGAGGTCATAAAAAAGTATCAGATTAATAATGTGAATCGAAGCGGAAAAGCACAACCTCATATGCAAGATAATATAACTGTGGGCAGACCAAATGAAACGGATGAAGGAAAGTTTGTTAATGTAGGACCTAATAATAAAGTTAGGCACAGAGCTATTTGGCTGGAATATGGCACCTCTAAAATGCCTGCCTACCCTTTTATAGATAAAAGTGCTGAACAAGGAGAAAATGAAGCACTCTCAGCGATGGAAAAGGTGTTTTTGGGAGAGATAGAAGGATGA